One region of Acropora muricata isolate sample 2 chromosome 13, ASM3666990v1, whole genome shotgun sequence genomic DNA includes:
- the LOC136895119 gene encoding uncharacterized protein, whose protein sequence is MVSPRECAYHINYLKIKAVLFGLKSLCSNFKHCSIKVLSDNQSAIAYLRNMDGTHSRDCNQITRETTLWCKDRDISLTITHLPGKLNVKADKASREFHADTEWSLDVQVYQTLVSRWGTPDVDLFASRLNAKILCYVAWKPDPNAFAIDAFTLNWSVFNLVYCFPPFSVIGKVAQKLIQY, encoded by the coding sequence ATGGTCTCCCCAAGAGAGTGTGCATATCACATAAACTATCTGAAGATCAAAGCAGTCCTTTTTGGCCTGAAATCCCTGTGCTCAAATTTTAAACACTGCAGCATTAAAGTGTTGTCTGATAACCAGAGCGCTATTGCATACCTCAGAAATATGGATGGTACCCACTCCAGGGACTGTAATCAGATTACGAGAGAAACCACTTTGTGGTGTAAAGACAGAGACATATCCTTAACCATTACTCATTTACCTGGTAAACTGAATGTCAAAGCTGATAAAGCAAGCAGAGAGTTTCATGCTGACACGGAATGGTCATTAGATGTCCAGGTTTATCAAACCTTAGTCTCAAGATGGGGAACACCAGATGTTGATCTATTTGCATCGCGATTAAATGCAAAAATACTCTGCTACGTTGCATGGAAACCAGACCCCAATGCCTTTGCAATAGATGCATTCACACTCAATTGGTCTGTGTTTAATCTTGTATACTGTTTTCCTCCTTTCAGTGTTATCGGGAAAGTAGCTCAGAAGTTAATCCAATACTAG